The proteins below come from a single Oncorhynchus gorbuscha isolate QuinsamMale2020 ecotype Even-year linkage group LG12, OgorEven_v1.0, whole genome shotgun sequence genomic window:
- the rd3 gene encoding protein RD3 translates to MASWFSWSSEPDYRSPRRDPSDVVMDTLMLELNWQLKEAERMQRERDSEYRRLQTGVDYSWLVNTPRNTYDVSPGEKLGLEDLCSKVHPSYCGAVILRFRQLVTENEPEVQEVPALFRTVVLEALDRMREEQEAQRLSRQWNNKRAMSMSLMNFKSRVKINPFGSTLGLTSTGGGGDGVCELKTVSEDVEKALEERADRSQRVWSMPNFRHKGLYTTKAV, encoded by the exons ATGGCCTCGTGGTTCAGTTGGAGCAGCGAGCCGGACTACCGGAGTCCGCGGCGGGACCCGTCTGACGTGGTCATGGACACCCTGATGCTGGAGCTCAATTGGCAGCTGAAGGAGGCCGAGAGGATGCAGCGTGAGAGGGACAGCGAGTACCGGCGCCTCCAGACTGGTGTGGACTACAGCTGGCTGGTCAACACGCCACGCAACACCTATGACGTGTCACCTGGTGAGAAGCTGGGCCTGGAGGACCTGTGCTCCAAGGTGCATCCATCCTACTGCGGAGCTGTCATACTGAG GTTCCGCCAGTTGGTGACTGAGAACGAGCCGGAGGTGCAGGAGGTACCTGCCCTTTTCCGCACAGTCGTCCTCGAGGCCTTGGACCGCATGAGGGAGGAGCAGGAGGCGCAGCGGCTCTCGCGCCAGTGGAACAACAAACGGGCCATGAGCATGTCTCTCATGAACTTCAAATCACGTGTCAAGATCAACCCCTTTGGCAGCACCTTGGGCCTGACCTCgactggagggggaggggatggtgTGTGCGAGCTGAAGACAGTGTCAGAAGACGTGGAGAAGGCGCTGGAGGAAAGGGCTGACAGGTCCCAGAGGGTGTGGAGCATGCCCAATTTCAGACATAAAGGGCTGTACACTACCAAGGCCGTCTGA
- the si:ch211-22i13.2 gene encoding uncharacterized protein DDB_G0271670 isoform X2 codes for MSSKVDKVKSESSIISFERKSTTTDSATRGNDRRSTESATRGNDRRSTESATRGNDRRSTESATRGNDRRSTESATRRNDRSTESATRGNGRRSTESATRGNDRRSTESATRGNDRRSTESATRGNDRRSTESATRGNDRRSTESATRRNDRSTESATRGNGRRSTESATRGNDRRSTESATRGNDRRSTESATRGNDRRSTESATRRNDRGSTESATRGNDRRSTESATRGNGRRSTESATRGNDRRSTESATRDDRRSPSTGKEKRKTKRSHSRSSSSSSSSSSSLSSSSSSSRSSSHSRSSSSSSDSHNKSRRNSKKRKKEKQHKKKGKKEKKHKRKKDKKMTPEEESAGPGPIQISKYLKERRRKSKYSMITGKKIKMKLKKSKKDKLRDKNRAELLEFLNSTL; via the exons ATG TCCAGCAAAGTAGACAAAGTGAAAAGTGAGTCCAGTATAATAAGTTTTGAAAGAAAAAGTACCACTACTGACTCTGCCACAAGAGGAAATGACAGAAGAAGTACTGAGTCTGCCACAAGAGGAAATGACAGAAGAAGTACTGAGTCTGCCACAAGAGGAAACGACAGAAGAAGTACTGAGTCTGCCACAAGAGGAAATGACAGAAGAAGTACTGAGTCTGCCACAAGAAGAAACGACAGAAGTACTGAGTCTGCCACAAGAGGAAATGGCAGAAGAAGTACTGAGTCTGCCACAAGAGGAAACGACAGAAGAAGTACTGAGTCTGCCACAAGAGGAAATGACAGAAGAAGTACTGAGTCTGCCACAAGAGGAAATGACAGAAGAAGTACTGAGTCTGCCACAAGAGGAAATGACAGAAGAAGTACTGAGTCTGCCACAAGAAGAAACGACAGAAGTACTGAGTCTGCCACAAGAG GAAATGGCAGAAGAAGTACCGAGTCTGCCACAAGAGGAAATGACAGAAGAAGTACCGAGTCTGCCACAAGAGGAAATGACAGAAGAAGTACTGAGTCTGCCACAAGAGGAAACGACAGAAGAAGTACTGAGTCTGCCACAAGAAGAAACGACAGAGGAAGTACTGAGTCTGCCACAAGAGGAAATGACAGAAGAAGTACTGAGTCTGCCACAAGAGGAAACGGCAGAAGAAGTACTGAGTCTGCCACAAGAGGAAATGACAGAAGAAGTACTGAGTCTGCCACAAGAGATGACAGAAGATCACCAAGCACAG GGAAAGAAAAAAGGAAAACGAAACGGAGCCACAGTAGATCATCTTCCTCATCcagctcatcatcatcatccttgtCATCCTCGTCATCCTCATCCCGCTCTTCATCACACAGTAGGAGTAGTTCCAGTAGCAGTG ATTCCCACAACAAATCCAGAAGGAATTCTaagaaaaggaaaaaggaaaaACAACACAAGAAG AAAGGGAAAAAGGAGAAGAAGCATAAACGAAAGAAGGACAAGAAAATGACACCAGAGGAGGAAAGCGCTGGACCTGGACCTATTCAGATCTCCAAG TatttgaaggagaggaggagaaaaagcAAGTACAGCATGATCACAGGAAAGAAGATCAAAATGAAATTGAAGAAGTCCAAGAAAGACAAGCTG AGGGACAAGAATCGCGCCGAACTGCTTGAGTTCCTCAACTCCACGTTGTAA
- the si:ch211-22i13.2 gene encoding uncharacterized protein DDB_G0271670 isoform X1, producing the protein MSSKVDKVKSESSIISFERKSTTTDSATRGNDRRSTESATRGNDRRSTESATRGNDRRSTESATRGNDRRSTESATRRNDRSTESATRGNGRRSTESATRGNDRRSTESATRGNDRRSTESATRGNDRRSTESATRGNDRRSTESATRRNDRSTESATRGNGRRSTESATRGNGRRSTESATRGNDRRSTESATRGNDRRSTESATRGNDRRSTESATRRNDRGSTESATRGNDRRSTESATRGNGRRSTESATRGNDRRSTESATRDDRRSPSTGKEKRKTKRSHSRSSSSSSSSSSSLSSSSSSSRSSSHSRSSSSSSDSHNKSRRNSKKRKKEKQHKKKGKKEKKHKRKKDKKMTPEEESAGPGPIQISKYLKERRRKSKYSMITGKKIKMKLKKSKKDKLRDKNRAELLEFLNSTL; encoded by the exons ATG TCCAGCAAAGTAGACAAAGTGAAAAGTGAGTCCAGTATAATAAGTTTTGAAAGAAAAAGTACCACTACTGACTCTGCCACAAGAGGAAATGACAGAAGAAGTACTGAGTCTGCCACAAGAGGAAATGACAGAAGAAGTACTGAGTCTGCCACAAGAGGAAACGACAGAAGAAGTACTGAGTCTGCCACAAGAGGAAATGACAGAAGAAGTACTGAGTCTGCCACAAGAAGAAACGACAGAAGTACTGAGTCTGCCACAAGAGGAAATGGCAGAAGAAGTACTGAGTCTGCCACAAGAGGAAACGACAGAAGAAGTACTGAGTCTGCCACAAGAGGAAATGACAGAAGAAGTACTGAGTCTGCCACAAGAGGAAATGACAGAAGAAGTACTGAGTCTGCCACAAGAGGAAATGACAGAAGAAGTACTGAGTCTGCCACAAGAAGAAACGACAGAAGTACTGAGTCTGCCACAAGAGGAAATGGCAGAAGAAGTACTGAGTCTGCCACAAGAGGAAATGGCAGAAGAAGTACCGAGTCTGCCACAAGAGGAAATGACAGAAGAAGTACCGAGTCTGCCACAAGAGGAAATGACAGAAGAAGTACTGAGTCTGCCACAAGAGGAAACGACAGAAGAAGTACTGAGTCTGCCACAAGAAGAAACGACAGAGGAAGTACTGAGTCTGCCACAAGAGGAAATGACAGAAGAAGTACTGAGTCTGCCACAAGAGGAAACGGCAGAAGAAGTACTGAGTCTGCCACAAGAGGAAATGACAGAAGAAGTACTGAGTCTGCCACAAGAGATGACAGAAGATCACCAAGCACAG GGAAAGAAAAAAGGAAAACGAAACGGAGCCACAGTAGATCATCTTCCTCATCcagctcatcatcatcatccttgtCATCCTCGTCATCCTCATCCCGCTCTTCATCACACAGTAGGAGTAGTTCCAGTAGCAGTG ATTCCCACAACAAATCCAGAAGGAATTCTaagaaaaggaaaaaggaaaaACAACACAAGAAG AAAGGGAAAAAGGAGAAGAAGCATAAACGAAAGAAGGACAAGAAAATGACACCAGAGGAGGAAAGCGCTGGACCTGGACCTATTCAGATCTCCAAG TatttgaaggagaggaggagaaaaagcAAGTACAGCATGATCACAGGAAAGAAGATCAAAATGAAATTGAAGAAGTCCAAGAAAGACAAGCTG AGGGACAAGAATCGCGCCGAACTGCTTGAGTTCCTCAACTCCACGTTGTAA